The genomic region GAATGACCCATTATTTGCTGGAGTGAAAATAAATCTCCACCTTGCATAAGGTATGTTTTGGCAAAAGTATGTCTAAAAGTGTGAGGAGATAAACGTTTACCTTCAATATTGGCTTTTTTGCCTACTGTTTGAATTTTTCTTATTACATTCCGAATCATTAATGGTGTTCCTTGCCTAGTGCTAAATAAATACCCTTCATCTAAATCTTTTGAAATTGCCTTTTCACGTTTAGCAAGGTATTTTAGAATTTCACGTTTGACGCTTCTTCCAAAAGGAACAATTCTTTCTTTATGACCCTTACCGAAAACTTTTATTATGTTCCTTTCAGTGTCAATATCAGTAAGTTTCAGGTTTATGGCTTCTGATATTCTCAAACCACAATCGTATAAAATTCTAATTAATAAAGCATCCCTTAAATCTGTATAGATACTCTTATTGAATTGATTCAACATTTTTTTTACTTCTTGTGGTTCAAAGGTATGAATAATCACTTTATCAGTTTTAATTTGTTTAACTTTAGCAAAGGGATTTTTTTCAATATATTCATCTTCCAACAAGTAATTAAACATAACCTTTACAGAGCGAATAAAACCATTAATGCCATTGTCTGCATATTTTTTACCAGTTTTAGCAGTAGCATTTTGAAGCCAATGAACATAACCTCTTGCTTGCGGAACTGTCATTGAAGTTATAGAGATTTTATTTTCTTCGCAGTATTCAAGAAACTTGTTTAATGTTCTTTGATACCATTCAATAGAGCGTTCAGAGAGATTTTTTGTTTCTTGGTACATGAGGAAAGATTTTACTAATTCTTGATTAGTCAATTTGACCACTCCTTTTGATTTTTAAATGGTGGTAAATTGACAATTTAATTGGAGAATTAAGTGGTTAAAAAATGAGGTTATTTTGGTATAAGGAATTAATCTGTCAATAAAAAAAGGTTCAGAAGTAAAATACCTCTGAACCCTTGATTTATAAGGTTTTGGCGTCCCAGAAGGGATTCGAACCCCTGACCTACGGATTAGAAGTCCGTTGCTCTATCCAGCTGAGCTACTGGGACATATTTTTCAAAGTCAACACAAAGTATTCTAACACAAAACTTTTTGTGGGTCAATATTTTTAAATTATGTCCGATAAACGATATTCATAAATACTAATTATCTTACCTTAAGCGTTAACTATTTTACTTCAGTGGTTAGTTTATGTCAATAACTTTTGCCTTCCCTTGTGGGATGATTTGATTTTGGTCAGTGGTGTTTATTATTAAATTTTGAACAGCGGTAACGGGTTTATTGATCTCTTTTTGGCTTTAAGTTCCAGAGAAAAAAGTATTGACGGCTCCTTTGATGCTGTGGTAATTTGTTTTTAATATCATAACTCAACGACTATGATGGAGAAAAGTAGATCGTTCCCAGCCTTCCAGGGAGAAGAAGCCTTGACTGGAAGCTTCTTTAAGGTATGGTTGATTGAAGTTCTCTTCGGAGTTGCTGTACTGAACTTTGAGTAGGTGCAGTCGGGAGTTCCCGCCGTTAAAAGGGAAGAGGTATCGGATTGATATGTCCAGTACCGGTAAAGTGGCCTTTTGGCAATTAGGGTGGTACCGCGAAATCAAGCATTTCGTCCCTTGGCGGATGAAATGCTTTTTTATTTACCGGTGGGTAATCATTCCCGTACCTATTGAGGTGGGCCTTAGGCCAATTTGGGTGGTACCGCGGATTAACTCTCCGTCCCGAGCGTGGGATGGAGAGTTTTTTATTTTAGGTGAAAGGAGGTTTAACTGTCAGGCATGATCTGTTGAGTCATACCTTACTAAATAAAAACTTAAAACTAAGGGGGAAGAGATAATGAAAAAATTAGTATTAACCTTATTAGGATTGTTGTTAGTTCTCGGGCTGACCGGCTGTGGTGGCGGTGACCAACCGGCTAACTCCCAGAATCAGGATCAGGTGAAATTAGGGATTATCCAAATTGTGCAGCACCCGTCCCTGGATGCGGCCAGGCAGGGATTTTTAGATGTGCTGAAGGAAAACGGCTACGTTGACGGTCAAAAACTGGCGGTGGATTATCAAAATGCCCAGGGGGATCAGGCCAACCTGCAGACCATTGCCCGCAAGTTTGTACAGGATAAATGCGATCTGGTGCTGGCCATTGCCACCCCTTCAGCCATGACGATGGCAAACGAAACCACTGAAATTCCTATCCTGATTACCGCCGTTACCGATCCGGTCAGCGCCAAGCTAGTAAAAAGCCTGTCTAAGCCGGGTACCAACGTTACCGGCACCACTGATATGAACCCGGTTAAGGACCAGTTAAAGCTGATTAAAGACCTTGTACCCACAGCCAAAAAAGTCGGTATTATTTATAACTCCAGTGAAATCAATTCTCAGGTACAAGTGGATGTGGCGGATAAAGCGGCACCGGAATTGGGTTTGCAATTAGTTAAGGTGACGGTCACTGCCAGTAACGAAATAATGCAGGCTGCCCAGTCACTGGTGGGCCGGGTGGATGCCATTTACCTACCCACCGATAACATGGTGATTTCCTCGCTTTCGTCAGTAATTAAAGTGGCTGAAGAGAATAAAATTCCGGTGATTGCCGGTGAAAGTGAATCCGTGGAAAAAGGTGCCCTGGCCACCATCGGCATTGATTACTACCAGTTGGGCAGGACCACCGGTGAAATGGCGTTACGCATCATAAAAGGGGAAAAACCCCAGGATATGGCCATTCAAGGCCAGGATGGCACGAATATCGTACTTAACCTGCAGGCAGCAAAGAAAATGGGTGTGACTGTTCCGGAAGCATTACAGGCCAAGGCTAAAAAAGTAATTAAATAGGGTGATTGAATTGACAACGATTTGGCTTGGCGTATTAGAACAAGGTTTATTATGGGGGGTCATGGTCCTGGGGGTATATATTACTTTCCGGGTACTGGACTTTCCGGACCTGACGGTAGACGGCAGCTTTACCCTGGGGGCGGCGGTGGCGGCCCGCATCATCTTTGCCGGTTATGACCCCTGGTTGGCTGCCGGCCTGGCCCTGGTTTGCGGTGTGCTGGCCGGGCTGGTGACCGGCTTATTAAACACCAAACTGCGTATTGCCCCCTTATTGTCCGGGATTTTAATGATGATTGCCCTATATTCAATCAACCTGAGGGTCATGGGCAATAAATCCATGCTGTCGCTCTTGCGCATGGATACCATTTATACGGACGTGGCGGCCTTCGGTTTACCCCGTGAGTTAGTGGTGGTGACTCTTGGCCTGGCGGTGGTCACCCTGACCACCTATCTGCTCTATTTGTTTTTGCAAACCGAGGTGGGCCTGGCCCTCAGGGCCACCGGTGATAATGAACGTATGATTCGCAGCCTGGGGGTCAACACCGACTCTGCCAAGATTCTCGGCCTGGCCCTGGGCAACGGATTGGTGGCTCTTTCGGGGGCGCTGGTGGCCCAATATCAAAGTTATAGCGATGTAGGCATGGGCATTGGCATGATTGTGGTGGGGTTAGCCTCGGTCATTGTGGGCGAGGTGGTCATTGGTAACCGCACCTTGCTGCAAACCCTGGTGGCGGTGGTGATTGGTTCCATGATCTACCGAGCGGTCATTGCCATTGTTATGCAAATGGGCCTGCCTGCCACCGACTTGAAGCTGTTTACCGCCGCCCTGGTGGTACTGGCCATGTCATCACCCATCATTAAGGAAAAGTTGTCCCTCCGCCCGGGGTTAAAAGGGGGTGCTTACCGTGTTGTCAATCGTGGGGATTAGAAAAACATTTAATCCCGGCAGTGTCAATGAACGCCTGGCCCTGGCCGGGGTATCCCTGCAGCTTAAGCCTGGCGATGTGGTGACAGTCATTGGCGGTAACGGGGCGGGTAAATCCACTTTGCTCAATATCATCGCCGGGGTCTACCCGGTGGATGAAGGGCAAATATTGATTGATGGCCAGGCGGTAGAAAATTTACCCGAACATGTGCGAGCTTCGTTCATTGGCCGGGTGTTCCAGGACCCCATGCAGGGTACCGCCGCCTCCATGACCATTGAGGAAAATCTGGCTATGGCTATGAAAAGAGGTGCCCGCCGCAGACTACGCCGGGGCATTAAAGCCAGGGACAGAGAATTTTTCCGGGAGCAGTTGAGTCATTTGGGCCTGGGGTTGGAAAACCGGTTAACCACCCGGGTGGGGTTGCTGTCCGGGGGCCAGCGGCAGGCCTTAACTTTATTAATGGCCACCCTGGTGCCACCCAAAGTATTACTGCTGGATGAACATACCGCGGCTTTGGATCCCCACACCGCCCAAAAGGTGCTGGAACTCACTGAACGAATCGTGAGAAAACATCAACTAACTACTTTAATGGTAACGCATAATATGGAAGATGCTCTGCGCATGGGCAACCGCACCGTTATGATGCATGAAGGACGCATCATCCTTGATTTACAGGGCCGGCAGCGCCAGAACACCGGCATTTCGGATTTGTTAGAGATGTTTAGACAGGCCAGCGGCCAGTCCCTGGTCAGCGACAGGATGTTACTGGCTGGCTCCTAGCAAATATGCTAGGAGCTGTTTTAATTTTATATAGATTTCTTTTTGGTACTGGAGGAAAAACTATTTAGATGTAGAATTCTGAAAAAGGGTTATCACTGTTATTAAGGGAGAAAAAATGCAAAAGAGAGATTCGGTCCCTATGAACAGGTATCTGCCTGATATGAAAAATCAGTTAGCATATATTGAACTCTCAAGTGAAATAATCCGCTGTACCGATAAGGAAGCTTTTGCCGGAACAGCAGTAAGGCATCTTTCGCAAATTGTTAAAGCAGAAAAAATTTTTGTTAAACTTAAGCAAGAGGGCAATTATTTCAGGGTTTACAGTGTTGGCCCGGATGGCAGTATTAATATTGCCACCAAGCAAAAATCCCCGGATTGTAATCTGAATACGGCAGTAGATTTCCCGGTGGAATCTTGTCTGGATTGTTATGCTGCGGTGACCGGAGAGCGACCGGACCCCGAAACCGTCCATGGGTTTTGTGTGCCTTTGACGGAAAACGAGGCCAAAGTAGGCAGTATCGTGGTGGTGAACCACCGTGACCCGACCCACCTGGAGCCAGACCGCCATTTTGTTTCGGTTATCGCTAACCTTTTTAGCGCGGCTTTAACCAAGCTGAACCTGGTGGAAAAACTGACCGTTCATTTAGAAAACCAAAAAAGAATTGCCATGCTGTCCAGTCAAATCATAAAGAACCTGCATACGGAAAATTTACTCCCTTCCGTGGTGGCCTCGGCCAAGGCTGTGATTGGCACCAATGCATGCATGCTGGGGCTCATTGATCGTCAACACAATGTCATTCACTTCCCCTATGTATACAATATGCCGGAATCAGTTCGTTACTTAAATATTCCCATAGAAAAGTCGGCCCTGGCCACTGAGGCCCATTCCCAGCAGGCCATAATAATTCAAGATTACCCGTCTCATAAACTGGCCCACCCGGAGTTTGTCCGCATAGGCATCAAGAGCATTTTAGGGATACCCATTGTCATTGAAGGTGAAGTGGAGGCTGTATTGGCCCTGGTGGATTTAAATGATTACCGGCAGTTCACCCCCCAGGACGTGGACCTGGCCGAAATCATTGCCATGCAAACCGCCGTGGCCTTAGACAACGCCAAATTGGTGGCCAAGTTACGGATGGCCAGTATGACTGATCCTTTAACCGGTTTATACAACCGGGGATACTACAATCATTTAGTCAGCCAGGTGGAATCAGGTGATGAGCGGGTCTACCCCTTGTCCATGATGGTAATTGATCTGGATGGGTTAAAGATTGTCAATGATACCCAGGGGCATGACAAAGGGGATCAAATCATCAAGGTGGCAGCCCAAACAATAGCTTCAGTTATGCAGGGCAAGGGCGGCATTAGTCGGATGGGGGGAGATGAATTTGCTATTCTTCTGCCCAACACCGACCTGGCTGAAGCCAACTGGTATCGTCAACAAATTTTGGCAAAGGTTGATGAGCTAAACCAGGCTTATCCTGACCTTAACTTAAGTTTATCCATTGGTATAGGGTGTGCTAAGGATGGTTCTACTTCTATTAAAGAGCTGTACCGGGCCGCCGACCATGATATGTATGTCTGCAAACGGAATACCTCCTTTAGTTTTAAAAAAAATATCGTTTTAGCCCTGCGCATGATGTTGGCTGACTGTGAACCACAGTTGGAAGCCAGGTCTGCCTGGGTCGAAAAAGTTGCCCGGGAATTTGCCCGAGCCGTGGGCTTAAAAGGCGGCCAGGTATTTGATTTTATTACCGTTGCTCTGGTGCATGATGTAGGTAAAGTGGGGGTTGCCCGGAGCATATTAAATAACCCCGGGCCGCTGAATAAGCAAGAATATGAAGAGATTAAACAGCATTCACAAATAGGTTATCGCATAACTATAAACTTAAATGAATTGGCTAATATTGCCACCCATATTCTTTATCACCATGAGAGATGGGATGGTAAGGGTTATCCGGATGGATTAAAGGGAGGGCAAATACCCCTGCAGAGCAGAATGTTAGCCCTGCTGGACAGCTATGAAGCTATGACCAGTGACCGGGTTTACCGTCAGGCCATGTCGCATCAGGAAGCGGTGTCGGAGATTAGGGCTGGGGCCGGATCACAATTTGACCCGCACCTGACGGAAATATTTTTAGATGTAGTGAACAGCATCTGATTTTACAATCAAGGAGTTAGGATGGATAAGGAATCGTTAATTAAAGATATCTTGTTTGTGGGGAAGAATTGGGAAAGCAGGCGGGAAAAGGCGAAGCAAAAGATAGCCAATTTATTGCCGGCCTTCCCGGCTTGTTCTATCTGCGGCAATGCCCATGCCGGGGCCAATCTGTTTTGGGTGATAGAAGAAGAGACAACCGGCCTCCTGGTGAAGAAAACAAGGTATGATGTTTTTTCGGTTTGCAGTCTTAAATGTTTGTTTGACCATGGGCTTAAGCAGAAGGCTTATTATTCGGTGGTGGCCAGGTTGGCTAACGGGAAAGTGCTGGCCACCGGTTTTCAGGGGCGCAATGCCGTGGCCATCAATGAATTTGCGCTGGATATAGCTAAGGCTTGAAAGGGCTGGTTAAAGGGTGGCAAGGGGACGTTTCGTCCGCCACATGAAACGTGGCAAGAGAAACGTCCCCTTGCCACTTCTACTTTCCTAAAACTTTACTGTGTGGGGATATTTTATGGCTTGTCTTTCTCTTATTTTTAGGGTTACTATGGATTATATATAGACGGTATAGATACTATAGCGGAGGAGGTAGGAGGATGCATCCGATTTTATTTTATATAGGAAGTTTTCCGGTACGGGCCTGGGGCGTAATGGTCTCCCTGGGGGTTTTGGCTGGTACCCTTTTGGCCTGCCGGCTGGCGCGGAAAGAAAAAATTAATCCGGATAAAGTGGTGGATTTTGTTCTTTATGCTATGATCGGTGGTATCCTGGGGGCCCGGTTATGGGAAATCATTTTCGGTTGGGAGAAATTTGCCGCTAACCCGGTAGAAGCATTAAAATTTTGGGCCGGTGGACTTTCCATTCAGGGCGGAGTAGTGGCCGGCCTGCTCATCTGCCTTTGGTTTGTGGGTAAACACCGGCTGCCGGCCTGGAAATTTGCTGATATACTGGCACCGGGGTTAATTTTAGGCCAGGGCATCGGCCGGGTTGGTTGTTTGTTAAATGGGGATGCATACGGTATTCCCACTAACCTACCCATTGGCGTGGTCTACGCTCCGGGTACACCTGCTTACCAGGCCTACGGCTCACGGCCTTTATTTCCGGCGGAAATTATAGAAGGAATAGCTGACATTATCATTATGTTTGTCTTACTGCGGTTGTTTAGAAAAAAACCCTTTGACGGGGCAGTGGCTTTAGCTTATTTTATACTTTATTCCCTGACCCGGTTTACCTTAGAGTTTTGGCGCTCCGATAGTCTTATCATTTTCGGGGGCCTAAAAGCCGCGCAAATTACCACTTTAGCTACGGCGGCCGTTGCTTTAACTTTGTTTATTCTTAAATGGCAAACCGCTAAACGAAAAGCTAAAACCTGCTAATAAATGACCAAAAGCCAGGGTAACCTGGCTTTTTATATGTCTCTGATTTTAACAGCGATCCCGCAACCGCTTGCACATCTCAACAATGCCCTCAAACTCTTCATCAGTGGACTTACCAAGTTGAACCAGAAAATTAACCAAACTTTCGTCCATACTTTGGCGGTTTAAGGCCAGTTTCTCCTCATCAGTAAGCGGCGGGCGTTTGCCTTCCCTGACTTCGGTTACAACTTTCATCATTCTTTTGGCACTTTCTTCACTTAACTGCATCGGTATATACATTTTTAATAATTCCTGTTCTTCCGGGGTTAGCAGGCTAAGTGGTTGCTCCTGGGAGGGTATTTCTTTTCTTAATCTGGTTAACAGGGCCAGCAGTTCATCCTCTGTTAGGTGGGGCATAAAGGGATCCTCCATTCTACACTTAAATTACGGGGACAAGCCCCGCGATTTTATTTTACCAGATTAACAACCAGGGTAAATATCAGTAGTTATATCGTTTTTTTTTAACAAGCGAACTAAAAAACCGGTCCATGTCTGTCGTGTACCTTACAATATAATATCAAGTTGCTGACCATAATGGGTGACCGGAAAGCAGGTGGTTATGGAATATCCCTTATATTTCAAGGCTTTAAGGTTCGGGGGGAGGTTAAAACGAAGAAGGCAAAAGATTGAGATATTTGGAGCAATAAGGAGGAAAGTGAATAAAAGTATTAGGGCAAAGTGGTTTACCTTTGTTTAAAATAGGAGTATGATGAAGATGTAAGAGAAATCTAACGTACGGGGGCGCATAATATGTTAGAAGTAATCAAAGACATTGTGGGTATAGCGTTCCTAGTGGCTATCATAGTAATTCCTGTGGTTGACCATCATAAACGCAGATCCGGTTTTAGCAATTGGATTCGGCTGACCTAAGATTGCTGTTCAAACCCCAAATAATCCCTGTAAAAAGATTCTCGCTTATTTAAGCGGGGATCTTTTTTTATCCTGGCTGCAGAAATATATAAAATTATCAGCCTGAAATATCACACTTTAAATTAACCGGCAATATTTTGTTAAAAAGGAGGGATTGCGATGGGTCTGGCCTTAGAAAGATGTGGATTGGGACCTAACTGGCTAGTCATTTTATTGGCTATTCTATTAGTTTTAATCATTATTGGTATTATTTGCTGCTGCATCTTCCTATTATAGTCTTGAAAACTTACCTTCCTTACAAAAGCACGGTTATCGGGTGCTTAGCACTGTAAACCAGTGCTTTTGTTATTTTCCTGGCATAATTTTTAGAAATTTTGCCCGTGGCTGCATGGCCGGGGGAGCGGTTAGAGAAAATATCCCTGAAGGAGGAATTCATGTGAGTAACTTGGAATTCGAGGCTAAGGTGGCTTTGAAAACTTGTCTTGGGATAGACCATGTATATTAAGGGGCCTTATTATCAATCAAGTAAACACAACTGGATTTGGCTTAGCCTGCTGATTATTGGTATCGTGCCCCTTATTGTGCTACTGGCGGACAAACCTTATAAATTAGGTAACAATTCCACTAAACCCGCCAAAAAACCGTTAACCGGCCGGGTGGTCATCATAGATCCGGGACACGGAGGAAGCGACCCGGGGGCTTGCCGGGCTGGTGTTATGGAGAAGGATATTAACCTGGCCATAGCCAAAATGGTGGCCCGGGGTATAGCCTCAGCCGGTGGGCCGGTACACCTGACCAGAGAAACAGATAAGGATTTTACCCGGCAAGGTGTATACACCAAAGCAGCCGAACGCTATGACCTAAATAAAAGGATCCAGTTGGCCAAAAGTTTTGGTGGGGAAATTTACGTCAGTGTGCATGTAAATGCGGGGCCCGGAGAGCACAGTGGGGCCGAGGTTTATTACGACCGGCGCAGGGAAAGCAGCTTTAAGTTGGCCAGCTTGATTCAAGAGGAACTAAACAACGTGCCGGGCATGCCCTTTCGAAAACCCAGGGCAGGTCAGTATTATCTATTTGATAATATTGACATTCCGGCGGTGATTGTGGAGACCGGTTGGATCTGTAATAACCGGGAAAGGAAAATGCTGCAGGACCCGGTACATCAAGCCCGGCTGGCTAAGGCCATAGAGCGGGGTATATTAAATTTTTCCCGCACAAGTAAATAACGGATCCCTGGCCGGATCCGTTATCTAAAAACCAATCCCTTTATTGAGTATTTTGTGGAGTATTTTGTGTTTGGGTCGGGGCTGCATTAAAGAAGCCACCGCAGAAACCGCGGCCACCCCAACCGGGGCCACCCTGGCCACGACCTATGCCGCCACCGGGGCAGAGGTAGCCATTTTGAGCATGGAACTGTTTCATTTGCTCAAAATGTTGTTTCCAGGCCTGGCCTTGTTCCGGGGTTAGCTGACCATTTTTAACTGCCTGGTCCACATAGGCTTCCTTGGCAGCAAACATTTGGTCAAACCAGGCTTTGGCCTGGTCAGTTACATTGCTGCCGGCAAAGGCGGCGGGAACCAGCATTGCAGTGGCAACCAGCACCACTAACCCAATCACCAGAAAACGTTTTCTCATTATCTTACCTCCTTTTTTGATTTTGTAATTATAGTATAACCTTAAAATATCACAAATTAGTTTCCTAAATGTTACGAAATTGTCACAGTTTTGGTATAAGTTTTTGAAGATGACATTACCCGGTGTTTCTAATAAAATAAAATAGACGGAATTAGAGCGCAGAAGGAGAGATGAAATGAAGCGATTACTTTTGCTGTTAGCGTTACTGCTGCTGGTTGTCACCGGCTGTGGCCAACAGTCAGTATCAACCAACCAGTCCCCACCGGAGGGAACAGGTGGGCTGCAGGTGCACTTTATTGATGTGGGCCAGGCAGATGCCATCCTGGTGCAGAGTGATGGCCGGAACATGCTGGTGGATGCTGGCAATAATGGGGATGCCGATCTAGTGGTTGATTATCTAAAAAAACAGGGCATTGATAAGTTGGATGTAATTATCGGCACCCACCCGCACGAAGACCATATAGGCGGCCTGGATGCGGTGATTAAGAACTTCCCCATCGGTCAGGTCTATTTGCCAAAAGTTAACCACACCTCCAAAACCTATAAAGATGTGCTGGTGGCCCTGAAGAAAAAACAAATCAAAGCCACCCCGGCCCACGGGGGCCAAAATTTTGCATTAGGTCAGGCGCAGGTGGAAATAATGGCCCCCAACGCTGATAAATATGAAGAACTCAACGATTACAGTGTGGTATGCAAAATAACCTATGGTCAAACCAGTTTTCTTTTAACCGGTGATGCGGGTGTAAGATCAGAAGAAGAGATGCTGCAAATGGGTTATAACCTAAAGGCAGATGTGCTCAAAGTGGCCCATCACGGCAGTCATTCTGCCACCGGTAAAGCCTTTTTGCAGGCGGTAGCACCTAAAATAGCTGTTATTTCGGTGGGCCAGCCCAATGATTACGGTCATCCGCACCGGGAGACCCTGCAAAAACTGGCTGCCCGGGGGATCAAAGTTTATCAGACCGCCCAGGTGGGAACAATAAAAATGATTTCCGACGGGAAGCAAATTGAGGTGAAAACTACCAGGTGATGAAAGCAATTATTGACCGGTTTGAAGGAACCATAGCAGTGCTGGAGGTGGATGACACCACCATGTGGCACGTGCCCAGGAAATTTCTGCCCGATACGGCCAGGGAAGGGGATGTGGTGGAGTTTTCCTTTAAATTGAACCCGGCCGCCACCGAAGCAGCCAAAGCAGCCAACCGGCGGTTATTGGATGATGTCTTTAAGTAATGTATCACGGTTAGATAATTGGGCATACTACTTCTTGGATAATTTTAAAGGAGTGGTAAAAATGGATACACTGTCCAGAGTTGCACTGGTACTAGTCATTGTGGGGGCATTGAACTGGCTTTTGGTGGGACTGTTTAGCTGGGATTTGGTAGCGGCCGTATTCGGCGGCGATGCCACCCGTGCGTCCTCTGTGCTAAGTAGAATTATCTATGGTTTAGTGGGTCTTTCCGGGTTAGCCTTAATCCCCATGCTGTTCCGGGAACGGACACCTGTAGAAGAAAAATAATCTGGTACAAAGAAAGAACACCCCTCGCCTGGCGAGAGGTGTTTTTTGTATAGGTATTAGATTAAATAAACAGGTTTACATTAGCCTGGTCGGCTTCGCCAAGATAACTGGCTACACCG from Desulfotomaculum nigrificans DSM 574 harbors:
- a CDS encoding DUF3006 domain-containing protein, with protein sequence MKAIIDRFEGTIAVLEVDDTTMWHVPRKFLPDTAREGDVVEFSFKLNPAATEAAKAANRRLLDDVFK
- the lgt gene encoding prolipoprotein diacylglyceryl transferase, encoding MHPILFYIGSFPVRAWGVMVSLGVLAGTLLACRLARKEKINPDKVVDFVLYAMIGGILGARLWEIIFGWEKFAANPVEALKFWAGGLSIQGGVVAGLLICLWFVGKHRLPAWKFADILAPGLILGQGIGRVGCLLNGDAYGIPTNLPIGVVYAPGTPAYQAYGSRPLFPAEIIEGIADIIIMFVLLRLFRKKPFDGAVALAYFILYSLTRFTLEFWRSDSLIIFGGLKAAQITTLATAAVALTLFILKWQTAKRKAKTC
- a CDS encoding tyrosine-type recombinase/integrase, encoding MTNQELVKSFLMYQETKNLSERSIEWYQRTLNKFLEYCEENKISITSMTVPQARGYVHWLQNATAKTGKKYADNGINGFIRSVKVMFNYLLEDEYIEKNPFAKVKQIKTDKVIIHTFEPQEVKKMLNQFNKSIYTDLRDALLIRILYDCGLRISEAINLKLTDIDTERNIIKVFGKGHKERIVPFGRSVKREILKYLAKREKAISKDLDEGYLFSTRQGTPLMIRNVIRKIQTVGKKANIEGKRLSPHTFRHTFAKTYLMQGGDLFSLQQIMGHSDLSTTRQYVHLLTEDIQKKHRQFSPLDNL
- a CDS encoding DUF2680 domain-containing protein, whose translation is MRKRFLVIGLVVLVATAMLVPAAFAGSNVTDQAKAWFDQMFAAKEAYVDQAVKNGQLTPEQGQAWKQHFEQMKQFHAQNGYLCPGGGIGRGQGGPGWGGRGFCGGFFNAAPTQTQNTPQNTQ
- a CDS encoding DUF378 domain-containing protein, producing the protein MDTLSRVALVLVIVGALNWLLVGLFSWDLVAAVFGGDATRASSVLSRIIYGLVGLSGLALIPMLFRERTPVEEK
- a CDS encoding N-acetylmuramoyl-L-alanine amidase family protein, producing the protein MYIKGPYYQSSKHNWIWLSLLIIGIVPLIVLLADKPYKLGNNSTKPAKKPLTGRVVIIDPGHGGSDPGACRAGVMEKDINLAIAKMVARGIASAGGPVHLTRETDKDFTRQGVYTKAAERYDLNKRIQLAKSFGGEIYVSVHVNAGPGEHSGAEVYYDRRRESSFKLASLIQEELNNVPGMPFRKPRAGQYYLFDNIDIPAVIVETGWICNNRERKMLQDPVHQARLAKAIERGILNFSRTSK
- a CDS encoding ComEC/Rec2 family competence protein, which codes for MKRLLLLLALLLLVVTGCGQQSVSTNQSPPEGTGGLQVHFIDVGQADAILVQSDGRNMLVDAGNNGDADLVVDYLKKQGIDKLDVIIGTHPHEDHIGGLDAVIKNFPIGQVYLPKVNHTSKTYKDVLVALKKKQIKATPAHGGQNFALGQAQVEIMAPNADKYEELNDYSVVCKITYGQTSFLLTGDAGVRSEEEMLQMGYNLKADVLKVAHHGSHSATGKAFLQAVAPKIAVISVGQPNDYGHPHRETLQKLAARGIKVYQTAQVGTIKMISDGKQIEVKTTR
- a CDS encoding ABC transporter ATP-binding protein codes for the protein MLSIVGIRKTFNPGSVNERLALAGVSLQLKPGDVVTVIGGNGAGKSTLLNIIAGVYPVDEGQILIDGQAVENLPEHVRASFIGRVFQDPMQGTAASMTIEENLAMAMKRGARRRLRRGIKARDREFFREQLSHLGLGLENRLTTRVGLLSGGQRQALTLLMATLVPPKVLLLDEHTAALDPHTAQKVLELTERIVRKHQLTTLMVTHNMEDALRMGNRTVMMHEGRIILDLQGRQRQNTGISDLLEMFRQASGQSLVSDRMLLAGS
- a CDS encoding bifunctional diguanylate cyclase/phosphohydrolase; this encodes MQKRDSVPMNRYLPDMKNQLAYIELSSEIIRCTDKEAFAGTAVRHLSQIVKAEKIFVKLKQEGNYFRVYSVGPDGSINIATKQKSPDCNLNTAVDFPVESCLDCYAAVTGERPDPETVHGFCVPLTENEAKVGSIVVVNHRDPTHLEPDRHFVSVIANLFSAALTKLNLVEKLTVHLENQKRIAMLSSQIIKNLHTENLLPSVVASAKAVIGTNACMLGLIDRQHNVIHFPYVYNMPESVRYLNIPIEKSALATEAHSQQAIIIQDYPSHKLAHPEFVRIGIKSILGIPIVIEGEVEAVLALVDLNDYRQFTPQDVDLAEIIAMQTAVALDNAKLVAKLRMASMTDPLTGLYNRGYYNHLVSQVESGDERVYPLSMMVIDLDGLKIVNDTQGHDKGDQIIKVAAQTIASVMQGKGGISRMGGDEFAILLPNTDLAEANWYRQQILAKVDELNQAYPDLNLSLSIGIGCAKDGSTSIKELYRAADHDMYVCKRNTSFSFKKNIVLALRMMLADCEPQLEARSAWVEKVAREFARAVGLKGGQVFDFITVALVHDVGKVGVARSILNNPGPLNKQEYEEIKQHSQIGYRITINLNELANIATHILYHHERWDGKGYPDGLKGGQIPLQSRMLALLDSYEAMTSDRVYRQAMSHQEAVSEIRAGAGSQFDPHLTEIFLDVVNSI
- a CDS encoding ABC transporter permease, with the translated sequence MTTIWLGVLEQGLLWGVMVLGVYITFRVLDFPDLTVDGSFTLGAAVAARIIFAGYDPWLAAGLALVCGVLAGLVTGLLNTKLRIAPLLSGILMMIALYSINLRVMGNKSMLSLLRMDTIYTDVAAFGLPRELVVVTLGLAVVTLTTYLLYLFLQTEVGLALRATGDNERMIRSLGVNTDSAKILGLALGNGLVALSGALVAQYQSYSDVGMGIGMIVVGLASVIVGEVVIGNRTLLQTLVAVVIGSMIYRAVIAIVMQMGLPATDLKLFTAALVVLAMSSPIIKEKLSLRPGLKGGAYRVVNRGD
- a CDS encoding ABC transporter substrate-binding protein; this translates as MKKLVLTLLGLLLVLGLTGCGGGDQPANSQNQDQVKLGIIQIVQHPSLDAARQGFLDVLKENGYVDGQKLAVDYQNAQGDQANLQTIARKFVQDKCDLVLAIATPSAMTMANETTEIPILITAVTDPVSAKLVKSLSKPGTNVTGTTDMNPVKDQLKLIKDLVPTAKKVGIIYNSSEINSQVQVDVADKAAPELGLQLVKVTVTASNEIMQAAQSLVGRVDAIYLPTDNMVISSLSSVIKVAEENKIPVIAGESESVEKGALATIGIDYYQLGRTTGEMALRIIKGEKPQDMAIQGQDGTNIVLNLQAAKKMGVTVPEALQAKAKKVIK